ATGGAAGGTTACAAGTCtaggctaaacctttaaaataACATCAGATTACCAGTCTAGAGTCACATGTATCTTCGAGTCTGCAAAAAAGCTAGAGGTCGGAATCATCAAGAAATAACATGTAACCATTGTATGAGTCTTTTACTAGTTCATCGGGATGCTGTCATTCTGTAATTTCATTCACattccttcatacataactcaatATTTCTTCTATATTTATATTTTGCAACCAACtagttttcaaattttaattatacaatttaagaacaaaataaaaagaaagctaAATAATGTTCGTATTGTATGAACTTACTCGACAGAATTATCACATGCCACACCAAATTTTACTCAACAACTTTTCCTTTTTCGCGGTCTTCTCTTAGCAGATCCAAATTTTGATCTATAACATAAttccaatttaatttttattaaccaACATCATTCATCAGCTTATGAAACACATAAGTCAGTTCATTTCCATCGCTCTAGCTTCCTTTAAACCTACCACTTAAATAATTAAGCCCTTTACAACAACGTTTTATAGAAATCTTAAGTTGATTTCGAAATGTCTCTGTTTTAACTATTATTCAAAACTAACATATTTCTAATTCACCAAGTGACCCTTTATCATAGCTTTTCATATAATCTAAACATTTAACATCACGAAtgtcaagcattcaacaatggtaaTCTTAATAAgtctttaatagttttgaaaaTAAACACCACTATTAGCTAAACTGAAGCATGATAAATTCAAAAACATCAAATTCAAGCAAAATAGACTTGAATTAGCTTACCATGCAAGAACACAAAGCTTGGACAAGTTTTTCTTAACCTAACAGGGAAAAAAACTCAAATGGAAAGGATGAAGAAGAGAATAATGAAGTACTTCTTTTCATTCACCAagctataatatatatatatatatatgtctaatCTAATTTATTAATTAGGATTAGCATCGTTACAGGTAATGTAACAACCAACACCTGCCCGACCAGTAACtatgaaattggttgaattatcaatttggtccctaaatgaTTATCATATTACCACTAGCAAAAGAAATTCATAGTAGTTAACTTTTACCACATTTATGATTTCATCCCTATACTAAAATAAGTTATCCAATTAATCAAATTAACAAACTAGAATTTCATATAACACTATAATAGACTAATAGATATTAAATGTTAAAACTTACTGACTCCATCATCAGTAAATAGGGTTCTGAAACTGCCATTTCTAGTaccactaaaaatgggttgttatgcTTTATAATGGAGTCAACAATATAACTCTGCTTGACATTTATCCACACTATGGCTCCACTGTTTAGGACAAAAAACATAACTTGATATCGATTTCCTCAAATCCCAAAATGTTTGGAAGTCAAAATTAGTATATCTAATGAAAGTTAAATCCCCTCCAAAATATACTAGCATATAATCTCTTGTTCTCTgtaaatacttgagtatatgctTAATTATTTTCGAGTGTCTTGGACCAAGATTCATCTGATATCGACTCACAAATCCTGTTGCAAAACATATATCTAGATGCGTAATAACATCACACATGAGACTTCCTACTGCTAGAACATAAGGAACATTTCTCTTATGCTATTTTTCTTTCGTTGTCTTTGGACAGTTCTTTTAAGAAAAAGATGAAAGCTCAATACAGATGATTGTATACCTTTCTTCAAATCGGCCACATCAAAATGTTCCTCAATGAGTAGcatgtcattaacatataaaaacaGAAAGGTCACATTTCCATCCACAATATGTTTATAAATGACAAGTTCATCAACATTTTGCTCAAATCAAAAAATTTTGGATCAGATTCTTAATTCCATAAGTCGGATACCTACTTAAGTCCATATACAGACCTTAACAATTTGCAAACTTTTTGTTCGTTTCCTTTAGCTATATATTTGGTAGGTTGCATTATATGGATACTTTCTTTAAATGGTCATTCAAAAACATGTCTTAACATTCATTTGCCAAATCTTGTAATCAAGACTCACCGCAATGGATAATATAATACATATGAATTTGAGAATCACTACTAGAAAGAAGGTTTCCTCGTAATCAATACCTTTTTTCTCTATGTATCCTTTTGGTAGAGATAAGTCCCTCATAAGAGTTAATCCTTTAAATATAGTTCCAAAATTTGCTCCCATCGAATCGATAGAGCTAAGTCTCTCATAGGATCTAATCCCTTAGAGAATATAACACAGTCAAAATAACATAATTTCTCCAAAATTGCTCCACTTATCAATAGAGCTAAGTCCTTCAGAAGACCTAATCCCTTCAGGGATAGAACATAATAGTCAAATAACttgatttcttttaaatttattcacattaatttgtaaagtttagTCCCTTAGAGGACACGCCATTTTTTAAGGGACGTAACACAATTAAATAATTCAACCCTTTTCCAACTCACTCCTCTCTTAATAAGCTTAAACCTTTAATTACCAAAATGAAACCAATAAATCTCTTTCTTTTCTCTATTAGATTTTCATCGAGTCACTTTCTAACATGTCTCAAACCTAAAAGGGACATATCCTTATACATGTTAAAAATGTAGACTTTAGGCTCAAAtaactaacaaaaaaaaaagggcaaCAAGTAACTATCTAAACACAACAATGACAACTGATGATAATTAGGTAACAGAACCAACAAAGAAGCTAGAGGCATAGTCTTGTTAGATCAAGGGCTCACACTCTAACCAACCACACATAGGACTCAAGAGCAATGATGATAGAGGCAACAAGAGGCAAAATGATAAAAAGGTGGAAGGTTTTCATAAAAAGAAAGGGCTAAAAAATCTAAGATACTCTTTTAAACTCtgatcacctttttttttttttatcgacTTAAGTATTGTTGAGTGTTGTATTACTTAAGCTTTTGCGCCTCTAcaattctttctttgttttgagGTCTGTAGCCTTTACAAAAAACCAACTCTTAGTCAATCCTACTATCAtgtacaaaaaaataataaattattattttggtcTTGGATATATGAAGAAATTAGTGACAACCCCTAATTCGTAATACCCCATAGATAGTTCGAACTCTATAAGAGCAATACTCAATTTTTGCTCCAATGGTTTGTAGAGGAACCCTACCTTCTCGGATCCATTCGACACGTGCGATTTCTTTTCCGTCGATACGCCTTGCAATTTGTATTTGAATTCCTTTTGTATCCGCTTGCTCAGTTAATTCAATAGCCTTTTTCATTGCCTTTCGAAATGAAACTCGATTCTTTAATTGTCCGGCTATAAATTCGGCAAGAATATTAGGGTGCCCATAAGGATTTCCAAACATTTATGTAATCGACAAATgtaaagttaaaataataaaaatcaaatcGTTTCAATCCTCACTATAAATTCTACCCTTTCTATCTCTCCTAATATGAGAATCCAAATTTTAACCTCCAACTTCATATCATAAGAGTTCAAAGATTGTGCATTGCTTATCTCTTTTGATCccttataatcatttttttaaatGGGATTAATCATTCAATTGAGAACAAATACTTtgttgaatttgataatatattaaACTATTCTTTTAAGATTtgaatatttatttctttttatttatttattgatagAAAATTGATATAAGAGATTGAGGTAATGTAGTTTGAATCCATGTCAAATAAATGTCTAAGTTTTAACTACTGCtctatataaatcaaaataatttattatatttattgaaTCATATATGTTCTACGTACTATTTATTTAGTATCAAAgtgatttgttttattatttaatttctctCCTGAACCAATTAATCTAACCAATTGGATTGGTTAACCTTAAATTGATATACAGGTGAAATCAaggataataaaaaattataaaattttataaaagttaaaaattttaaaaaattaaggctaaaagaaaattttagcatTTAGGCAAGGGGCAATTCCCAATTCGGTGGCTATAAGTCAAACTAATTGCGTTTCCAAAAATGAGTTTTAGTTTTCTaattcaaaagaagaaaaagataaGATATTGAAACATGTGTACGGTTTTCAGGTGATGGTTATcttattttctttactttttaaTGCATAATAATTAGTTTATGGAATCATTAGTTTTTAATGAAAGAATAATAATCATGGGCTTGAAATAGGCTCTTTCCCATGCTCATGACCTTATCTAGTCTTTATGAGTTTTAATGCATAATATCTTTTCTTAAAGACCATTATAACTcggctaacacattatttaattttcTCCTTCAAAATTGGATTTGGGTAAATTAGATTGAACCAAAAATATATTAAACATTGAGATAAAATTACATTATGAAAAGAAGTAGGTGAAAGCATTACTAGAAAGAATAAAGATGGgataatttaaaatatgaaatattatATAAGCCCTTCTCACCACATTAAATATAGGACTAATCAATAAAACTAAAACATGCCAATATTTGTCAGCTCCATCTCTCCCATTGCTTGTTtttttatggaccaaaaaggaaAAGCTTGCACAAAGTTGTTGGGAAGATTACACGACGAGTTTCGCTTCTACATTATATAAGTCCTTTAGAATAtaaaaaagtgtaaaacttgacaACAAACTCATGTATCGGACATCCTCTAATTCTTCCAATCCTTTGGTCAGAAAAGTTCAGTCATTTTAGTCCACATTAGATGGAATCAATGAATTatttaaactttgaaagtatgagaatATCCATGAAACAACCAGCACAGATTCATAACataactctttttctttttcaattacaAAAGAGCTAAGAAGTTGTTGTAAATATGGTGCAATAGAATTAAAGGATTTGGGAGAGATGAAGTTAATGTTTGCAGCTGACATGGAAAAAGATTTATGTGTACATGTTTTACTTTTAAATGATGACTTCCCCTTGTAGCTAACACAGTCCAATCACCTCTGACTGATTCAAACCAAGGATTCAAGCACCCTCAATTTAGCTTATAAACCACTTCAACAGCATATTAACAAATTAATCCTTTTTAAGTTTGGATATAAATCTACGtcttaatatatttaataaattatataatttcatCTTTATTAATTAGTTCAGGTCGAGTAAAAACCtaatttcaaaatatgttttcaaacCAATTTGGCCCTCCaaaaaactcattttattattaaaatatatattttagctattattttatatattttaagttttttaaagAATCTCATTATAAATTCGGGTTGTATTTGCTCATAActcataaatagaaaaataatacgATTTGACGCATTCAAACTCACATCATCCTATATTAACAACAATACCCATATCAATCAAGCTAATATCCAATCAaccttattttttattaaaatttaatttaaaaatactttttatttaaattgaatttgaaGTGACAAAAATTTATGTCCTAATTGAGACAGACTTATGAGACCGAGTAAGGTATCCAATCGTTCAAACTCAACACAAAATAAGACATGATGATAAAAGAAAAACTTTGTTATAAATCCAAAATTTAATCCAATTAATTCGTatcatcatttaaaaaaaaaattaaagtcagAAATTGAATATTTGCAACATCTTATATCTCCCCGAACTataaatttttcttcaaaaaactCCTACACAGTGATAAAAAGAAAGTTGTACAAGCCCTTGCATCTTACCAAGGCAAAAAAGAAGCATCAATGGGAACAACATTTTCAGGTATGATATGAATAAACAAAATTACAGGTTGAAGCTTTTCCACTCAAACCCTACAGTAGGTAAACTGGAGAAGCAATAGTTTGtttgttttcttcttctttttcttcttcctttttttcattttttctgtCTTTCTGGTCATAATATTCATCGTCGTCGTAGTATTCCTCATTATCATTATCACCGTCAGcttcttcttcatcttcatcaTAATAATATTCctcatcttcatcttcatcacTAAGTTCCAGCAAAAATGCAGAATCCCTTGATTGTTGCCTCATCAAATGTTCTGCTATTCGTTCTCTGATTGCAGCGCCCTGAAAAAACTCCCttagtaatttttttatatgCATGAAATTGTCATTACTATAAACATTGATTTCATTAGATTTGCTCACCATTTTGTGGAAACCTTCTTCGAACACCTCAAGAAATCCGGCAAGCCAGCGATCAGCATTTTCCACCAACTCATTACATCCGGCAACCCAGCGGTCAGCGTTTCCCACCCACTCGTTACGATGCATAGCAACAGTTTGTATCTGCAAGTATTTTCGGGTAAATATTAGTGAATTGCCTTAACTTTATGAGAAGATTAAGAATAACTAAAAGGGGATGTTCAAGCTTAAACAAACAACCTAGAACCGAAAAACCATGGCAGGTCCAGGCAAATAGCACCTGGCAACAAACACGACTAGGTAGGATATACATATAGGCATTCAAGCTTATAAACATACACAcacgcaatatatatatatataacaaactgAAGCATTAGGTGGCAACCTAAAATATGAATCTTCCACAACTCGTAAAACTGTGGTATAATTTTGTTGCTAGAAAACcttaaatatcatattccataaCTTCAATAATCTTTTATGGGAACATTGAACCAGGGGATGTAAGGGATTTACATTGTGGTCACATCAAGCTTTCTGCAGTTATGGACGTAATGAATGTTATAATGGTCATTTGTGGTTAATATCAGCAATGGTGAGAGCCAAAACTGCAAAATACTAGGATTTATAACTAAGCCAATATGATCGAGAAAAGGAAGTGAAGAAATTGGATATATAAACAATAGAATATAACCCTGCCTTTCATATGACATACTATCATCTAAAGTCTAAATGCACTTGATCTCCATATATTTTGGATCTTAAGGCTATGTCTCCAACTAGACAATCTAGTCACCTAAATGGACAACCATATGCAACAGAAGTACAAATATCATGAAGATATGAATCATGAGGTAAATCTAACAATTGTACTAAGCCACCCAAGGCAAATGGATTTGAAAAACTGTTCTAAAGCTAGCTACCTTCTACCTAGACCCAGTTTTTTAAGATGAATGGCTATTTTTCAGGTGCTTGTTACCATGTATAAATGCTTGTTTTTTGATTCATGGATTACTTTCCTTAAAACAACTCCTTAATTTCACCACACAAACATAAACCGCAAATACACATGATAACAACGTGCATGATAATACCAATGACAAGTTGAGAACAGTAGGACCAAGCTATTTTTGCTACTCCTTGGTTTTTTCTcatgaaaaattttaattattacataaatagtaaaataatttgtcattacataaaaataattagtgcaaatttaaacttaaaattagaaaaatgaataaaaatctaataaaaaacacttcaaaattagtaaaaaattatttcctttttctaaaaacaaattaaatgagtgattaaaactataaaaaaatgaaattattttattGCTAACTTAGTACGTGTTCAAAAAATAATATTCCTACAAACGAGGCATAAAGATTGGGGTCCAGTCATAAATGATAAGACAACACTCCCAGTGAGCCTCTGATTGGGAACCAAATTAAGAATTGTTTAAAACTTCACGTCAGCATGCTGTGTATGCACATGCTCCATAATCCAAGGAAAgcttaaaagaaaaaattgtgCTAAAAATGCTAAAAGTATCATGGGAAAATTGTCAAGAAAACCAAGACAAGAAGAATTTCAAGTACGTCCACCGCCCCATGAAGTTCTAAAATGTATGCATTTACCTTCCAATGAACTTGTAGATCTAAATCATTAAGCATTAGAGTGAAAAATAATTGAACAAGATAGTGATGGCATGAGGGGCCATACCTTTTCTCCTACCCTTTCTTGGTGTTCCTTTACTTTTTCACGTAGTTTCTTCAATCTCATGTTCACTCTCAATCTCTTTTCCTGTAGGAACATCAACAAAGAAACACTGATAATAAAAAGGGTGAACACTGTTGTGATTTGGACATTTCCCGCATAGCATCCATTTACTTTTCTTTCTTCATTTTCTAGATTGTACCTCAAGGTAAAGTTCCATTCTCACAAGGGATCATTCAATACCGTACCTTTACAAAGCTAACTCCAAGATCTTTCCTCGAATATCCACGGTCCAAGTTACGTATCACATACTGGTTATAATCTTTAATAATTCTCATTATAATATCTGACGTTGAAATCCCTTCGGTTCGTTGAGTTTCCTTGAACTTTCCGGCAGCTTTAACCTAGGAACAAGAGCCCACTTTAATATAACACAGTTTAAAAAAGCACCAATTGTTATAATTAAGTACAAATAAGCGTCTCAATTAACTCACAAACTCATACACATCATTCGCAGCCCCACTGGCATCAGCATAGCTGTAAAAAGGATTTATGGCAAAGTATAAAGACTACATGAACAAATGAATGGCAAGTATTTATATGTTTTTCGGCAACTAAAAGTCTTAGATGTGCAATGTAAAACAAATATAGAGTAGTTTTGTTTCTATATCTTTCTTAACAATGCAGCATTCACCATGAATAAATTAGTGTCAAAGCAAGCATCCTTACGGAAGGGAATCATGAGCCACATAGTCAATATTGTATGCATCAAGAAATTCTTGATTGATAACCCACGGTGCATCAGGAATGACTTCATCAACCCACCTATGAGAAATGAATAACAAATAAGACAAAGTCACTTCCTTCAACTGCAGAaagataaattgattaaaattgtGCTTCACATTCACTATTTCCCTTTGAATTCAAAAGATTTACAACTGAAATATTCTTCGAAACAAGCATCACGGGtgagttcttttcttttttaatggTTTTCAATACAATAACTAGAACAAGTTGAGAGTTATAAAAATAGAAAGAAGTAAAACCTGCAATGGCGAAGGGATTCATAGCGCTCTGCTTCGGTCATAACAGTTTTACCTTTATACTTGTGGGTTGTTTCATCATTGCAACATCCAACCAATAAATATGTATTGGGAAACCtaaaagtttcaaaaaaaaaatattatttctgCTGCAAATAAACAAATATCTTTCACAGGAAACAAAATGCCAAATAACttcaaaaaaggaaaagaaaatcaGAAGAAAAGGCAGTGATGGAAAATTTTTATAGACACCCATTAATCAGTAGGAATTTCCAAAGATGCCCAGAAAAATATACAGATTAAACATTAAGTTAAGAAAGAGATGAGGGAGGCAAACAGACGATTTCTTGGCTTGTTCGAGGGAGCGAGCATGGCCGAAGTGGAAAAGATCGTAGATCCCATCAGCGTAGACGCGGACAGGGCGCTCGGAGTCGGGATAATGGGTGTTGTTATCGTTGTTCATGGTTGAGATGTTAGAAATGAGAAGAAAAAAAGGACAAATTTTATCAGATTAATTCATAAGTGTGGTAAATATAAATTGGATTACTGGTTTGGTGTGAAGGCAAAGAAAGGGGCTTCCATTTACGCCTCCGAATACGCGCTTCTTTCGCTTCTATTTTTGTAGTATCAAAAGTAAAACACAACTCTTActgtttttatatataatattattttgttcAATTCCTTTTCATGCTTCTTTCGTCGCACACTTCAAAATTTTCTCTAATTCAATTAAAATACTTTTAATTAAATTAGATTCTTGTGAGTAAGCTTTatgaaatatttataaaagaattaaaataaataaatgaagattTGGTGGAAATTGTAAATTTGATCTTAATGTCTTGCCTTTGAATCTTTtttatttatggatttattaTGAGTTTAATTCTTCATAGATTCATATTTTTGAGTTAAACCCTGCTTTTAGTTTATCACTCTAAATTTAATTAGTATAGGTTATATTTTCActgtaaattattttaatattaatttgacctacaaataatttattatacATTTAGGTATTAACTTTTATAAGCTTTGAGAAAATTTTAGATTTATATTTTGAAGGTTCTTATTTGAGTTTTGGGGTTTTATTTTATCTCcatatttttattctttatttttgtaTCCTCTTTAGAGGATTTTTCACATAAAATATTTTTGTTCgatattttcaatttcttcatCATTTTACTTATTCGTTACTTAATCAAGTTTATCCCCACTAATAATAGTTGTTAATACTTTTTaactagaaataatttttttcaattattgTTGAATTGAAGTGATGTTTATTTGAGACAAACACGTAATATTAACATCATCTCATGAATTAAAAGGTCCTAAAAATAGGCAAAAGCTTTGAAGACGCTCTTTCAAACAAAAACGATAATCCAACATTTGAAAACCTCCGGTCAAGGGAGGAAGATCCTTTAGATGGCAACGATGTAGTTTTGAATCACACGAAAGGCCATTGAGTTTCATTTCGAGACATGTTGCTAAATAGTTGGAACGGTAGGTAGAATTCTAAGGAtaagaatggttttaatttgCTTGAAGATGATGTCATAAAGGGGTAAATTAACCTTCAGTTAGGCTTTTAGAGAGAAATCATTTATGGAGAAAACAAATGTAACCAGAATACATGAAATAAAATTGGTTTTAGTATATTGTTGAATGAACTTTATGCAAGTCTGTACATCCATTAATACACTCCAATCGGTCAAACTAGAGAATGTTTATTACATGGTGAAATTTAAAGCATGTGGAGGATTATACGAAGGTGTTGTTATAGGTGCCATAGGTTATTTTTGGACAATATCTGGTCGTCGGGtcttggacttcattttttttttaatgtctCAGCCTTATCTGTTCAATGTGGtggtttaaatataattatttattttattaatagaatTGTATAAAAAGAGTTTATTATGCGCGGTCGACCATATAATAGAAAAGGTGATAATATTGATAATACTAATAATGATAGTGGTGTAAGGGGGAGATTCATGCTTCTGACAACTTTGACAATTTGTATTTGATTTGAGGAAGCCACCAATTTCATAGATCAGGATTGAGAGTCATCTCCAAATAGTGGAATACGAATCACTCCCTAATATATGCTTTAAGTACGATTGATGTGGCCGTGAAGAAATTTACCTATTGGTACGCAGTGAGAGCTAATGCAGAAATAGTGGCAACAGAGGAGGTGAGACAACCGCTATAGAAAGAGCTATCGCTCTTGGATGGTGGTGGTGGAAAAGAGGGTATGAAAACAAATCAGGAAAGGATCAAACATGGAAACCTCTAATCAAGGTGGGAAGTGCTGAATAAGGTGCAATGGAATAATGTAGATTTAATTTCAGGTGTAAGAAGTTTGACCACATAGCCAGTTTGTGAATTGG
This is a stretch of genomic DNA from Gossypium arboreum isolate Shixiya-1 chromosome 11, ASM2569848v2, whole genome shotgun sequence. It encodes these proteins:
- the LOC108470865 gene encoding choline-phosphate cytidylyltransferase 1, which codes for MNNDNNTHYPDSERPVRVYADGIYDLFHFGHARSLEQAKKSFPNTYLLVGCCNDETTHKYKGKTVMTEAERYESLRHCRWVDEVIPDAPWVINQEFLDAYNIDYVAHDSLPYADASGAANDVYEFVKAAGKFKETQRTEGISTSDIIMRIIKDYNQYVIRNLDRGYSRKDLGVSFVKEKRLRVNMRLKKLREKVKEHQERVGEKIQTVAMHRNEWVGNADRWVAGCNELVENADRWLAGFLEVFEEGFHKMGAAIRERIAEHLMRQQSRDSAFLLELSDEDEDEEYYYDEDEEEADGDNDNEEYYDDDEYYDQKDRKNEKKEEEKEEENKQTIASPVYLL